Genomic window (Kwoniella botswanensis chromosome 1, complete sequence):
AGAGTTTCAAGAGTAAAGAACTGGATAGTATtacagaggatgaagctgtGAACAAGCAAGTATGGTCGTAAGTGCGAATTTGAATTGAGTCTCAATTCTTATCCCGATGGTTCCTCTATGgcttgatcctcttcaaGTCATTCTCTTATTAATACGATGAGCTCATTGACTAATGCATCATTCAACATCTAGTCTATATCACCACTCCCATCAaaccttcctctccctcactTCCCAGCGCTCCCTCCATTCATCCGCACGTTCCACCCTCTTCCCCGATGAATACCCAGCACCACCATCGCCCACAAGAGCACGCAAGATCTCCGGACAGAGTATGACGGAGGAGGTAGGTAAGGCTGCCATCAGGTTTAGGGAGATTAGCGGggaggaggaaaagaggtTATGGGAGGGGTTGAAGAGGAGTTTGGAGGGGTGATACAAGTGGGTCATGTTATATGTATTTGGTTGATTGTTGTACATTATGCATCATGTCATGCTCTTCGTTTCTCTTGATCGTGTGAGAGCACCGTACAGTGTGATATAATGTGTGGACGATGGTATCACCATTTAGACATTGGTGACACACCCCTTTACGTCATTGTTTACACTTCCACTTTACCATCAAAAACACCCATTCTATCACACCTACAACAGCTCAAATTCCCATTCAGATTTTCAAATCGTATCAAAACTTATACTTGTATTCTTATGTATCTATCCGTTCTCTCTCTGTTATAACGCTGCATAACAGCATTCACCATGTCCATCCCCGAGATCACCATCCAcccaccatcttccacccACCCCTCACTCTCGGAAGGCACATTTGACAGATCATGGTTCATGGGTAAATGGGGTGTCGCGTGGAGTACATTACCCatgtggaaggtgagttatatcATACCAAGTTTTGGAACTGAGCTGACATCGGATGATCAATagggaaagaaaggtcaGTGACCTGTCGTTGACCTCATTTACCTGTCCTGTCAAAATCACATGGATCAATCAACATATCTACTGTATGGCTACGGCGTAAATACTGACATCGGAATGATCGATCATATACTTAGATGTCACAATTACATATACTCCTATAGCTGGTGCAGAGAATCACACAAAGTTCGAAGATCTAGTCGAGTATAGGAAGGAGTCTGCAGCGGAGGGAAGTAAACCCAGTACAGGTCAGTTATATGACCCATTCCCTTATTGAAAGCAGTCAGTCAAGCTGACTCGGCGAGGGTGAATAGTCAAGGGAGTCGATACTCTCACAACCGGGTGAGTTATTAAATGTCCAACACACGCGAATCAATGCCATGACTAACCACTGTTGTATCCTCGGCTAGCGCCAACGCAGCTACGTTCGATTGGAAAGGATCTTCATACTTGTTTTTCGTTCATTCACATTGGGAAGTACTAGGGTTTGGTAAAGATGAAATCAATGGATTGGAATGGGCAGTCACATGTGAGTGTATCATCTATTATAAGTACATGAACATATACAAAACACGAACATACCCCTTGTCAGACTCTGTTACGCTTCCCAGGTTGACCTCAGGCTCTGTATCTGCTCATCTCAGTCTTCTCCAAAACACTCTTCACTCCAGCAGGAATCGATATCTACCTccgatcatcatcctcttacCCTTCACAAGACTCGCAAGATACTGCCATCCGATCTGATCTACTGAAGAAAATCGTCAGCGCTGTGAGTGAGATCAGTGAAGGGGGTGTCAGTGAATTGGCACGAAGCGGATTCGAAATTCCAGGAATCGTCTAAAGCAATCTGTGCATCTGCATTATCGATGACTCGGATCTTATTTGCTAGTCTTCGACTTTCATACATATCTTATTCCCTgttgtacagtatatatatccgTTATTTCTGTGTATACTTTCTCTGATCACCCATGCATATTAATCCGGGCTGCTATATGCTCTTCTTTGGCCACCTCAAACTCTCGGTTAAAACCTCCACTTTGCAGGTCCACTTGGCAATCCGTCATATCTCCGTATATACAGCGATAGCGATGGTGGAGACAACAACGACAGTGACACTGACACTGATTACGATCAACTGACAATTGAACAACTACTTGTCCTCTTGTTAACCTTCCCACACCGAGCCCTCAACATCGTTCTCGCTGTCTCCAAACCCACGAGCCACCGAGGTACTATACTAAAACCTTCAGAATGACCCATAACTTACCTCAACTAGGCGATGATATCCTCTCATGGAAGTTAATGGATATCGAACGATTGGCCGTTGAGAAACGAAAGGGACCGAGTAAACCTGGACCATATGAGTGGGTCATCCCACCGTCATCCTACGATGATCACGCAAGGTGAGAGTCGGAGCTGATGAGGTTGGAAATGTAGAGCGGTAGTTGCTCctgaatggaatggattATGGTATGTACATCCCGCAACCTTGCCTTCGTTGGTCATTCTGATTCGTAAGCGGATGATTTTTAATTATCCTGTAGTGGATCAGATATGCATATCTACCTAACTGCACTTGTGAGCTACCGTTCTCCCCCCTGATGTCCTTCTACTCGGCCCGAGGGAGTGTGTTGACGCCGAGTTATCGATAGCTAGGCgaagaaaagatgaaagagcCTTTCGTATTAGGTCACGAAGCTTCGGGTATAGTAGTGCAAGTGGGGGAGGAAGTGAGAGGACTGAAAGTTGGTGATAGGGTTGCTctagaggtgagtcatagCTTCTTATCAATATCACTCATGTAATACCCTCAACTCGGTATATCGCCATCGCCAACAATCTGTAATTCATACTTTTCTTGGTAGCCCGGCGAAGGTTGCAGGAGATGTGGAGACTGTAAGAAAGGTGCATGTGAGTGTTGTATCGTTCTCCTATTCCAAAAAGAATCTCACATACCTTATCACTGCCGAGTTATCTGTCAATTAAATCTAACagattgactgattgaaTACCTTACTCTCTCGAAAATGGTGTACCTAGACAATCATTGCAACTCGATGAGATTCGCAGCTGCAGATGGTCTAGATGGGACACTACAGGGGTTGTACAAATTACCAGCCGATTTGTGAGTAACACATGTATCTTTTTGTTGTGATTTATTCTCTACTGAACTGATAATCTACTGATCTTGTAGATGTTATAAACTACCGGATGTGAGTGTGGAGCAAAATGAAGGGTATTCGAAGCTGAAAAGTTCTGGAATATGTAGAACTcatcattggaagaaggcGCTTTGGTCAGTCCGCATGACCAGATCGTATTCAGCACTTCATATAATACGGCTGACTTGTCTTCCACTCGATCGTAGATGGAACCGCTAGCAGTGGCTGTCAACGCCATAATCAACATTGCCAATTTACCCCATGCAGCCAATGTAGTAGTGTTCGGTGCGGGTCCAGTGGGGTTATTGTGGGTATTAACCCTGTTGCGGCTCAACCCATCTCATAATTTATGGAATCAGAAATCTAATCTTCATCGTTGTTACGAGAAATCGTCTGCGTTTGATTAAGAGTCGCATTGATGTGAATTGTTCTGCAGGACAATATCGGTTGCCAAAGCCCTAGGGGCCCGTCGAATCATCGCAATCGACGTCCAACAGCAGAGATTGGATTTCGCCAAGTCATATGTAGCAAGTGATATATACGTAGCTTCCAGGATGGAGAAAGGAGAGTCGAAAGAAGTATACTCACAACGACATGTACGTGGATAATGGAATTGCCCAAAGTAGACAGAGCATGCTGAAGAAACTCATCTACCCATTCATTTAGGCGGAAGATATCAGACGGTCCCTTGGCATCACCGACAGAGGAATAGAGTCCATTGATGTGGTGATCGATTGTTCAGCTGCTGAAGTCTGTATGCAAACTGGCATGTGGTTATTGCGGAGAAAAGGAACTTATGTCCAGGTAAATACCGTTTCCTCTCAAACTGTGGTTATCGTAATTTCATCTCCGAGGCTATATATCTTGGCTGAATCTGACTTGGACTTGGCGTTGATGGCGACTAGGTCGGATGTGGTCCTTTATATGTCAATTTACCTATGAGGATCATAGCCGATAGGGAATTAACCGTCAAAGGATGCTTCAGAGTAAGTTTTATAGCTTCTACTTCCCTCCACCCAGGTTGATCACAccatcaagtcagctgatcagaTTGGTTGGATGATCAGTACGGTCCGGGAGTGTACCCCATGGCCATTGACCTAGTCTCAAGAGGTTTGATAGATCTCAAACCGTTGATTACacacaagtcagcttctttcctttctgtTGTAATTATGAGGAACATTAGAGCTGATAAGAATTTAAACATAGGTATGGCTGGGAAGACGCAGTGAAAGCATTCGAAACTGCCAAAGCTGgtaaaggagaagatggaaagatggcTATTAAAGTGATGAGTAAGTAATCCTTCCACCATTTTCATCGCTCATCGATTTTACACTGGTGTCGTACGGCTGATATCCCTCGTTATATAGTTGGTCCGCCTCCGAAATTATGATGAATGTCGAGTCAAGCTAGATAACTAGTGCTAGATTTGAGATGCTATGCGTATAAGAACACCTGTTGCTCGAGCGTCTTCTATCGGTAGACTTGATGTTGGGGTGTTTGGTTCATTCATGCAATGCATCATATACGAGTCAGGACGTCTACTCCATCTTCCGTTACCAGCACTTGATGTTCAAATTGAGCAGATCTGGCACCGCTCTATCATCCATACTCATTGGTCAGCTATGATCGCAGACTCCCTCTGAGCCAAACCCTAGCTCACCTCAGTGACCATCGTCCAACCGTCATCCCATAATTTCCCTCTTGAGTTTCGGCCTTGAACGAGGCAGGGTTCTATCGTAAAACAATCTCCAGGTACCATCTCTCCAGGTTCATCGTTACCTATAAGATGACAGAGTTGGAGCTCAGTTGGCTATACTACGCAGCGCAAAACTCACGACAGTGGAATATCCATGGTGGTCTATGAAAGACATTACCTATCCCATGTCCTGAAAACTGTCCATTCACCGAAAACCCATGACTTTTTGCGAAATCCCTATGAGATCAGAATGTCAATCAACAGGTAACGATCTAACTAGCTTATATACAGATCGACTGACTTACTCGATCTCTTTCCCGATATCTTTATATCTCCTTCCAGGATTACAAGCTTTTATACCCacttccaaagcttctttcgTAGCTTCAACCAGATCTGTACCTTGTTTGTCCACTTCGGGCAGAAGGAACGTTGCTGACGTATCGCCGTGATACCCTTTATAGAACAGGGTTAGATCGATGTTGATTATGTCTTCCGGATGTAGTGGACGACTGGTCACGTAGTGGTGTAAGCTGGCTTCAATTGGGCGATTAGCGTTTCATCTAGCTTACTCATCCGGTATTCCATCTGTGAGCAAACATTCGAACAGGTCATTTGACAGTCCTCTCCCTGGGCCTGTAAGTCCACTTACGAGCTATCACATTATTGATCGAAGTGGTACAGCTCCTTGGATAACTTGAATATCCCAATGGACTAGGATAAGCGCCTTTCGAGACTATCAGATCGTGCACGGCTTTGTCCAGTTCGTTGGTCGTTGTTCCCGGCTATACAGACGGAATCATCAACCACAAGCGACAGGGAATTCAATGCCATTCTCGTCTTTCGTCAACTCTTCACTCACTCAGACTCACCCTTATCAGCTTGCCAACCTCCCTCAATACCTCTCTAGCCAAGCCAGCAACTTCCCTAAccctcatctcaccttccCCACCAAGCTCTATCTGTTCCACCTCCGCCTCGTCCATCTCGACATTATCGTGCTCTCCCCAATCAGCAGTGAAGAAGTTGCTCGGTACATACTCTGGTCTAGGTATTGAGTTGGGCACGGGTCTAACAGGTGGATAAGAGGTCATAGCGAacgaaggaggaaggagCGGGTAGATACCGTATTTTGATGGGCCGGGGGTGTATGGGAATTTGTTGAGGAGGGTAAGGGAGGGtcttatcatcttgattgCCTTCGATCAATGAAGTCTAGTCGTGTAGCAGATGATAGTAAAAAGAGTAAGATGACATTTACCTTTTTGTTGGTATCGAACGAATAACATGGATCAATCTCGAGGGGAGGAACCAAACTGTGGGGTCTCCACAAACAACACTCAAAGACAtccgaagaagatcaaataaATTTCGATACGTCCTCCTCGTCATGCTTGTTTCTTCCCTCTACCTCGACAGATCATCTTGTGTTTGTGTGTTCAAAGAGACAAGGGTATCGCGCCATGTCGTTCGGCAATTCAGCAGAAGCTGGACCCTCTCGAATCCCTTTAGGCGATACCTCCGACGCTCAGCAGGCGATGATAGAGATACCTTCAACCGGTATGTCCGAGTCTCGCTTCTCCCAAGGGTATCATAACCACATACTGACCTGATTCACCGAGAACAGGTATCAAATTCTTTGAATACCGTCGACGTCTCTTCCTAGCTGGATTTCCACTCCCTACCCCTCCTCCAGGCGGGATCATCCCCCCAACTTACCTTGTCCCTGCCCCACCGGATCCTTTGCCAGCTATGAACCCCTCAGACGTCACGTCCTCTGCGGTGCAGCGGTTGGAGAATGTGctcaaggaagaagggagcGAGGAATTGCAGGAGACGTGGGAGAATGGTGTAGGTAAAATTGCGAGGAGTTTACATGACGGGAAGAGGCTGGCGAGAGGGTTGAGGTTGGGTTTAGTGGTGAGTCAACTCTCTTGTGTCTTTTCAGTTACTTGTGAAGATCTACTTTGGCAGGGGGAGTGACTATTCTTCAGGCATACCTCATCCAAGTACGCCAGCTCCCAGATTTATGTTTGCGCCTTAGGCGAACTACACATAACCTCTTCATTTCCTTCTCTCACTGAAGACTACCAACTAACATAAAAAAACCGATTGTGACAGATAAAAATCCTCAAAGCTTCATGGATCCAAGATGGACTCTGGCCTAAAAACGAGCTCGGACGACCTGTTAAACCTCCCAATTCACCTATCATCGAGGGCGTAGAGCTATTTCCTGAAAATTCGATAAGCAGGCCAGAGATCATAGCTGAAGTGGAAGCtgagagaaagaattgaagCCCTAGGAAATATTTCGTATCAACCCTCACGATACTTTCTTTATAGATTATCTCATGGTCAAGATAATTCGAGTGCATACTATAGCACTTCGATTGGATTATAGGAATCATTCGGAATCAGGACCCCAGGATCAACTTCCAACGACATAACGACATGAAGATGTAATCTAGAGATACACGACTACAAGGTGATACCCCGCATGTTTATAAAATCATAACACCCTGCATATAGATAACACAAGTAATAACATAATCAAGTATAATTCTTACTTTATACAAATACTGTAGAGTATAATATAAATACAACATGAAAACATggtcatcatccatcttatGTATGTAAACATGATCTATCAAATATTCACTGAAAATGCTCAAGTCCGTTCCCTCCCTCCGACCTCATTT
Coding sequences:
- a CDS encoding methionine aminopeptidase, type I is translated as MIRPSLTLLNKFPYTPGPSKYGIYPLLPPSFAMTSYPPVRPVPNSIPRPEYVPSNFFTADWGEHDNVEMDEAEVEQIELGGEGEMRVREVAGLAREVLREVGKLIRPGTTTNELDKAVHDLIVSKGAYPSPLGYSSYPRSCTTSINNVIAHGIPDDRPLHPEDIINIDLTLFYKGYHGDTSATFLLPEVDKQGTDLVEATKEALEVGIKACNPGRRYKDIGKEIEDFAKSHGFSVNGQFSGHGIGNVFHRPPWIFHCRNDEPGEMVPGDCFTIEPCLVQGRNSRGKLWDDGWTMVTESGARSAQFEHQVLVTEDGVDVLTRI